One Bacillota bacterium DNA segment encodes these proteins:
- the spoVAC gene encoding stage V sporulation protein AC, translating into MPLDQAERARQAAKYQEIMKKHKPRPPTLQNFVVAFIVGGAICVIGQAVLDFFTARGLAVDEASGPTLAVMIFLGALATGIGIYDELGEFSGAGAAVPITGFSNTIVAAAMDFKREGYVLGMGAKMFIVAGPVLVFGILAAVAVGMIHMLVT; encoded by the coding sequence ATGCCCTTGGATCAGGCCGAGCGTGCCAGGCAGGCAGCAAAATATCAAGAGATCATGAAAAAGCATAAGCCGAGGCCCCCGACCCTCCAGAATTTCGTCGTGGCGTTCATAGTAGGCGGGGCCATATGTGTAATCGGACAGGCAGTTCTCGACTTCTTCACGGCCAGAGGGCTTGCTGTGGATGAAGCGTCCGGCCCCACGCTGGCTGTGATGATTTTCCTGGGAGCGCTTGCCACCGGGATAGGTATCTATGATGAACTGGGGGAATTTTCCGGGGCCGGTGCCGCCGTTCCTATCACGGGTTTTTCCAACACCATCGTCGCGGCAGCCATGGACTTCAAGAGAGAAGGGTATGTGTTGGGAATGGGGGCCAAGATGTTCATCGTTGCAGGGCCGGTGCTGGTCTTCGGGATCCTGGCTGCGGTAGCGGTGGGCATGATACATATGCTGGTTACCTGA
- a CDS encoding dodecin domain-containing protein yields MAVVKIIELLGESPNSWDEAVRNAVSEASKTVRNITGVEVTNMTASVENGRISKYKADVQVAFKVDGT; encoded by the coding sequence ATGGCTGTGGTAAAGATCATCGAGCTCTTGGGGGAATCTCCGAATAGCTGGGATGAGGCTGTAAGGAATGCGGTCAGCGAGGCGTCTAAAACAGTGAGAAATATCACTGGGGTTGAAGTGACCAACATGACCGCCAGCGTAGAAAATGGGCGAATCTCTAAATACAAGGCCGATGTTCAGGTGGCCTTCAAGGTGGATGGGACATGA
- a CDS encoding SigB/SigF/SigG family RNA polymerase sigma factor: protein MPGDRFSSLRLPPSRVLSDDEFRELIQRAHSGDKESRDELIQANLRLIMSIVSRFPECGEDKDELFQVGCIGLLKAVDRFDPSFNVKFSTYAVPVIIGEIRKHLRDYQPVHVSRSVRALAAAAREKRSELISSLGREPGISELAAALKVLPEEIVEAFEATSPPVYLFDETEDEEGERPIRLMDQISDSDDSFQQFESIAVREALERLPERERRILLLRYFNDLSQQEVSNIMGISQAQICRLEKKALKAIHAELA, encoded by the coding sequence ATGCCAGGCGACAGGTTTAGTTCCTTACGCCTTCCCCCATCGCGCGTACTTTCAGATGATGAATTTCGGGAACTTATCCAGCGGGCGCATAGTGGGGATAAAGAAAGCCGGGATGAACTCATCCAGGCAAACTTGCGGCTGATCATGAGCATTGTGTCCCGCTTTCCCGAGTGTGGGGAAGATAAGGATGAGCTGTTTCAAGTTGGTTGCATCGGTCTGCTCAAGGCAGTGGACCGTTTTGACCCGTCATTCAACGTGAAGTTTTCTACATATGCCGTGCCCGTCATTATTGGAGAGATCAGAAAGCATCTCAGGGATTATCAGCCGGTGCACGTGAGCCGGTCGGTCAGGGCGCTGGCCGCGGCGGCCCGCGAGAAAAGATCCGAACTCATCTCTTCTCTGGGCCGCGAACCTGGCATCAGCGAACTTGCCGCGGCCCTTAAGGTATTGCCGGAAGAGATAGTGGAGGCTTTCGAGGCCACTTCCCCTCCAGTATATCTGTTCGACGAGACTGAAGATGAGGAGGGGGAGCGCCCGATAAGGCTCATGGACCAAATCTCGGACAGTGATGATTCATTTCAGCAATTTGAGTCGATCGCCGTCAGGGAGGCCCTCGAGCGACTGCCAGAGAGAGAAAGACGCATCTTGCTCCTTAGGTATTTCAATGATTTGAGTCAGCAAGAAGTTTCCAATATTATGGGAATCTCTCAAGCTCAAATCTGTCGGCTTGAGAAAAAAGCGCTGAAAGCAATCCACGCCGAGCTCGCCTGA
- a CDS encoding anti-sigma F factor encodes MKMEFPAVAENVEFARVAVACFASQVGAFTLEEIDDIKLIISEAVSNAIIHGYPDSRDPGVVRVSSSISDDSVEMIVEDEGEGIEDVAQAMKPAYTTKVDRLGMGFTIMEALADHLEVVSRKGEGTRVIIRKRPAAAA; translated from the coding sequence ATGAAGATGGAATTCCCCGCAGTGGCTGAAAACGTTGAATTTGCTAGAGTTGCTGTTGCCTGCTTCGCTTCGCAGGTTGGGGCTTTCACATTGGAAGAGATAGATGACATCAAGCTGATTATTTCAGAGGCTGTTTCAAATGCCATAATACATGGTTATCCGGATTCCCGGGATCCTGGTGTGGTCAGGGTCAGCTCGAGCATCAGCGACGATTCTGTAGAGATGATCGTTGAGGATGAAGGAGAAGGCATCGAGGATGTCGCCCAGGCCATGAAGCCTGCCTATACTACAAAGGTGGACAGGCTTGGCATGGGGTTCACCATCATGGAGGCCCTTGCAGATCATTTGGAGGTGGTATCTCGCAAGGGAGAAGGCACAAGAGTGATAATACGCAAGCGCCCGGCTGCGGCAGCCTGA
- a CDS encoding anti-sigma factor antagonist (This anti-anti-sigma factor, or anti-sigma factor antagonist, belongs to a family that includes characterized members SpoIIAA, RsbV, RsfA, and RsfB.) produces the protein MNHGLEVNRAMHVDLIPFKNGMIARVFGELDLRTAPEFRDTIDSVLDRQAGDIHSIILSMGGVTFLDSSGLGAILGRYRKLSQVNGRLAACSLTPHIMKVFELSGLLKIIQVFDTEERAVAALAGGGQR, from the coding sequence ATGAACCATGGACTGGAGGTAAACAGGGCCATGCATGTGGACCTCATTCCATTCAAGAATGGCATGATAGCCAGAGTGTTTGGCGAGCTAGATCTCAGGACGGCTCCCGAGTTTAGAGATACAATCGATAGCGTCCTGGATCGTCAAGCGGGCGATATTCATTCCATCATTCTCTCCATGGGAGGAGTCACATTTTTAGATAGCTCGGGTCTTGGCGCCATCCTTGGCCGTTACCGCAAATTGAGTCAGGTAAATGGGCGACTTGCTGCATGCTCGCTTACCCCCCACATCATGAAGGTCTTCGAGCTCTCAGGATTGCTCAAGATAATACAGGTATTTGATACAGAAGAACGGGCGGTTGCTGCTCTGGCTGGGGGTGGACAGCGTTGA